The following is a genomic window from Flavobacterium sp..
AAACAGTTCCAAAATACAAAGTAACCCTAGGAATTATGCCTGATTATACAGACCATGGTAATGGTTTACACATTGATGGTGTTACCGAAAATCGACCAGCTCATGCAGCGGGTATTATATCGGGCGACATTTTGGTTAAAATTGGAGATTGCGAAATCAAAGAAGTATATAGTTATATGGATTGTTTAGCCAAATTAAATGTTGGCGATGAAAAAGAAGTAACCGTAGTAAGAGAAGGAAAACAAATTACAATGAAAGTGAAGTTTTAACAACTAAATCTGGCTTTAAAAATATAGCATACAATTATTTGATATCCCGTTGGGAGTAATTATTTTAGATTCTAAATTTCCTACTTTTCGAGAGTTTTTTGAAAGAAAACTGAACCGAGAATATAAAATTTTAGTTCCAAAACCATTCTAAATACATTTTTGTTCTGCATTACTAAACAAAAAATATCGAATTTAGATTTTTTTATAATTACACCTAACGGGTTAATCTTTGTTTATTCTTTAAGAATTAAAATTCATTGTTAAAAATAGGAGCCATTTCTTATGCAACTATAAGAGTAATGGATTAGAGCAATTTGCAAAGTTAAATTTTGTTCAATCGTCTAAAAAATAAGAAAAAAGAGTTTATAAATGGGGTATGCTTTACATCATATCATTACCACCTATAATACACAACTTTTTAGAAAAGATTAACTTTGTTTAAAATTGATATCACAAATGAGCCAATGCTAATAAAACTATACTTAGCAACGATTATTTTTGCTTAAATCACGTTTAAAAAGTACCTTTTTATTTTGCGAAATATAGTCGCCAGATAAAATTAAATAAGGATGATTAGGCGAAAGCCCTGCACTACGACTTTTTATAAGTATCGTATCATTTACTTTCAGGTTTTTTAAATTTTCAAATTCCTTCGGAATAAATTGCATCATATATTCTTCTTTATTAATTCTTACTACAAGCCATTTTGGACCTGATGACTTCGCGTTTTTGCGTTTAAATGTTACAGAAGTTACCACAGCCTCCATAGCTTTGAAAGCTTTTAGGTCATTCATTATTTTATGATAACTAGCTTGTACTTTTTTACCTTCAGCAGAAGCTTCCCATTTTTTATAATGTATTCCATCAGGAGAAGCCTCCCATTTTTTTCGTTGATCTAAGTTAGCTTTCTTATCTGAAATTGACAATGGTTTGAGAGCTGGTTTAGTTTCATTATTAATTTCTCGATTTGCTAATACTAGCATACTCAAGACACCAAGTGATAAGACCAAGACAGAAATAAATTTTTTCATAAGGTTACTGTTTTTAAAATTGACAAAGCAAATATAGTTCGATATCCAACTCCCAACCGAAGCTAAAGTGTAAAAAAAAATGTGAATTTTGTAAAAAAAATGTAAATCACCAGAAATTTCTGTACGGAATTTTTCTACATTCATTCAAAACACCACTCCTTTTTATCCTGAACTCATTCATAACTTCACTACTCTTTTTTGTCCCACTAAACTCGTTTCAGCATCTCCTCTCCTTTTGCCATGCTGAACTCGTTTCAGTATCTCTTCTCCTTCTTGTCATCCTATGTTTGCAAAAGGAAGTTCTTTGAAAATTTTATAAATTTATTTCAACAGAAGAAAGAGAAAGATAAAAGCTATATTTTGTCATTGGTCAATTAAGACTGTTCAGCATGCTAGTTCCTTTCTCTCTCTGCTTTTGAACTTGGACAGTTCATTGGTCATAAAGACCGTATTTAGGATTGATAAGTCTCAAGCAGATTTCTTCCGTTTACTTTAATTTCCTTAAAAACAAATGTATGAAAAAAAGTAACAATTATGTTGGAATTGACATCTCAAAATTAACTTTTGATGTCGCTATTTCTAGTTATGATGACAAGTACAAGTATTTTAAATTTGCTAACAATCATGAAGGTTTTATGATGTTTTTAGAACATTTAAAGGTCTCTGAATCAATTTGTGTGATGGAAGCTAGTGGTCCATATTATTTAAAATTAGCCACTTTTTTGTCAGAGCAAGCAATAGATGTTTGTGTGATAAATCCATTGGTAATTAGGAGGTTTTCTCAAATGCGAATGAGTAGAGCAAAAACAGATAAAAAAGATGCTATGCTTATTGCAGAATATGGAAAAACCGAAAATCCAGGTATATGGAAACCTGAAGCAAATCATGTTCTAGAGCTTAAGCAAATGCAAGCCTATCTAGAACAATTAAATAAAAACAGAACTGGATTTGTAGTTCAAAAAGAAGCATTTAATCAAAATCCTATTAAGAGTGAAACACTTGAAAAAAGTATCAATTCTGTTTTAGAAACCATAGAACAAGAGATGAAAAACATTGAGAAAAAAATGGAGTTAATAATTAAAACACATCATCAAGAAATGTTTAGTCAACTAAAAAGTATACCAGGAATGGGAACTAAA
Proteins encoded in this region:
- a CDS encoding IS110 family transposase — translated: MKKSNNYVGIDISKLTFDVAISSYDDKYKYFKFANNHEGFMMFLEHLKVSESICVMEASGPYYLKLATFLSEQAIDVCVINPLVIRRFSQMRMSRAKTDKKDAMLIAEYGKTENPGIWKPEANHVLELKQMQAYLEQLNKNRTGFVVQKEAFNQNPIKSETLEKSINSVLETIEQEMKNIEKKMELIIKTHHQEMFSQLKSIPGMGTKTSLLLIVISGGFSKFNNHRQLASYVGISPRIFESGTSVKGRSKICKMGMSKIRAMLYVCAWSAKKCNKSCKELYDRLVEKGKSKKLALIAVVNKLLKQAFAIATKKEYYSVKIN